In Carassius auratus strain Wakin chromosome 20, ASM336829v1, whole genome shotgun sequence, the genomic stretch atatagagagagatcaTGAAGACAGACATGGAGAGATATGAAAACCATGAACATTTGTTCCTGGCGACTGGCCAGGGGTCGCAGAGAGGATTCATTTAATACACACGTGTCTGTCCTCAGTGCGACTCAGTGTTCATTCTGCACACGCGGTGCATTGATGTTCAGTAAAAACGCAATCACATGCAGGCCATGCCAGATCACATCACAACATACAGTATGTGAGGGTGTGTTAAATAGCAACATATAGCAATTTGTTACAAATATGCAGTACATTTGGCTGCATATTTGAAATGTATCTGAAAACTggcatataaatattttcaaatgtaaaatgaatcaataaatgtCTGTATGACACGTTTAAAGAGAAAATGTGGTTAACATGCAAGGAATGGACAGTTTGGAGGAAAAAACACTGAACACTTCCTCTGACAGCATCAACACAAAAtgacatgtaaaataattttgaaattaaaaataaaaattacagagtAATTTTAGGTTTTATTCTGGTTTGCGTTGCTGCCAAAATTCTGatattaattcacacacacacaaaaaaaaaataataaaaatctaatatttcaATGGAATATCTAGTGCAAATTATAACATTTCGGTTAttttttggagagaaaaaaagtaatttgtaaaatcattgaaattattttctgtttctgtcaTAAGTGTGAAGGCTGTCAAGGAGGACTTCAGATGTTACATGCATGCAATGGGAACTGAAGAGTAGATCGTTTTAAATACTGTAGTAGGGTGATAATCTGATAATtatctgaaaataataataaagatgcatttttttatatttagtggaaatattaagataatatacaggtaaaatgataaaataatttcaagctaaatgtttttttaatatccaagtgtttattttttatttatttattaaatatttttttagtagcTGTGTGACTAGTTCAGATCACTCtgtcaagttttttattttattgatttattttgtagttaCTTACATTATCCTTTATATCCAGTTTCCTAAGAATGTGGCTACATTGCATTTTGATTTTTCCATTACCTTGGCCCAAAAGGGAAATGTGCAGTGGCctcaaatacaatttatttaattaacttgAGCTTTAATTAATGAGTATTATATCCCTAATTACGATATGCAGTTGGGTGTGTTGTTGAAGACAGTGCAGCATAGCAACAGTAACAGCATACACTTAAACAACCCGTGAGGAAACCTACCGTCCCATCTGACAATCCTGCACCATTCGGTTtagtataatgaaataaaaactacacatacatgtatagacacacaaatacaaaacccAAACACAGAAGTTACACAAACACCACAAATCAATacagataaaaacataaaatatccataaaaaccCCAATATCCATAAAAAAGACATTACccatgtaaaataaacatacaattacAATCAAACATACATGAATAggcaaagataaaataatgctGAGGTTATGTTGTCATTGCATTGAACGTGTGTGAGACGACCTCAAATTAAGACTTCAAATGTCATACACTCACCCTTTTGCTGGTCTCTCGAGCTGTGATCTCCTgcatgtacataataattaattgtCTTTTCATTAATCTATGCATTACTATATTAATAACTAGACCCATATTTGATATTtactaactaactattaacttACTACTAACtattgaataaaaacaaatatgcaaaGGTTGGCGATGATGTGTAGAATATTTGTGAAATCTTCTGTGTGTGCTGACTGCGTGTGGGCATGAATAATATTCACCTCTGATTTTTGCAGTGATCCCAGCATTAGGAAACACAAGTCCTCCAGGACATCAGATGTCTGGCAAAGGTTAAAAGAAATGTAAGTGAAAAGTATAAGCCTTTTACtgcgtataaaaaaaaaaaaaatatatatatatatatatatatatatatatatatatatatatatatatttttttttttttttgcattcaatcTTTTTGCCACCTTGTTTTCTTAAATTTTAACTTACTTTTGTTTTATGGATCAGATTtctggagagctgctttatagcttcaaattagtttattattaatgatttttgcaacttcaacactgttattgaactgaaatGAATCAACATGGAATTGACTTGAGCTTAAAACAATACTGCCTTCATTTGAGATGCCTATTGCTGAACTGAACTTTATTTTTGagtattgaactgaattgaatcaacaaATGAACTGATAGGAATTGAATTAATGTCAATAATTTCTTGCTACAGCGGCTTTCCAGCAGAATTTGGATTTGGTGAAGTTAGAATCACTGATTctgtaaatctgctttgaaacaatcccTATgtgtaaagcactatataaataaaggtgacttgacttggtctCTCAAAAACACTTGAGGCCTATGACCAGTCAGTTCCATGAAGAAATACAAATTTAATCAAAAGAAAAAGTTGACAAAAAGGTTCAATATGTCCAGAACACAATGAGTTAGCCTTACTGAAATTGTTGACAGTGTTTCATTATTGAGATTAATTCTTATAGAAAAGCACAATTCACTTGGTTCACTGGGATTCACAGAGCTGTTAGCCCTCAGTTAACACAAAGTTTCTCTATATTTCTCGTTTACATTTATACCATAATCCACTCTCGGTTTGGTTCCTCAATAATATTGTATTGCAAATGGCAACAACGCTGCATTACTCACTCTGAAAGATGGGTCTGCGGAGAGGTAGAACGAGCACAGATCAGTTATCTACAACAAAAGATAAATGCAGCTGTAATTTTGCATAAATGAAGATTCAAAGAGCAAATACAAAGATCAAATTCAAAATGGATCACGTCATTTATGTATTGCGTTGTTCATTTCAGCCCACGGCCATAAACATGCATTAAACTACACTTTCATATCCCCGGGTTCAGCCATGTAATTTCTCACGTACACACAGTTAGCACATGTAAACAAAGCACAGATGTAATCATCACTTTAGAGAGTAAAGTTAACAGGTATTGAAACTGAACAAATATGGGATAAGCCATTTATAATACAATTTTGTCTCTCAGGAAATTTGTATATAACTGAAGGCAGTATAAGAGATTTATTTGGCGAGTTAATCTATAAGGTCAAAATGAAAGAGCTCATAAGGACGTCTATTGACAGTAAATCATACACACCTGGGTTAGTAACTGCTCATGCTCTATTGAAGATGGATTCAAGAGCACAGGAGCACCTGCAATCCATGCAGAAATCATTATTACATATAttccaataataatatttagtgtTACAGGTACAGTGAAGATTAATAACATGAAACATTTGTATGAATTTTGCATGGAAAAAATCATGTTATTGACACACTGAATTCTACACAGCGTAGTTTTTATCCACTTATAATGATTCCAAAGTCTCCATTGGTCATAATTATTTGGCCAGTGAAATCAATTTGTAATCTTTGTGAGGTTTAGTTGTACAGCTCTGAAATTAATTACCTCTGCTTATCGATTTTGTTGTTTTGGTGATTTTGACCTCTTCCCTCAATGGAATAAGCTTCAATTTAACTGAGTTTGTTTATTGATCTGTTGTATAGGTCTCTCAATCTGGCTTTCGTTTTTGAACCATTACTGTCAAAAGgtgttttctgtgaatgaatTATGGGACCTGTTTAAGACCTGGAAAAAGTGAGATCATTCAGCTGTAACTAgtcaaaaacaaccacaaaaacaatagtaaagacatttaaaaaaaaaagttataaacttGCATCTTCATGACCCTATGGGTCTCTTATGACATTTAACAATCAGTCCTGATGGTATTATTTTATCTGTGTATTAATACATAAGTCACATATTTTTCAAGGCTACTAATCTGTTAGCATCTCCCCTGgcattttctggatttttttatcATAAGAGTGATTAAATCATAAGAATTATAAAATTTTTGAGACATCACTGCTGTCTCCGCTGTACAGTAATATTCTCACAATAATTATCTCAGTGACATCATAATTATCAGTTACATGACTAAATCTAATTAGCTGATATTGCTCTTGGTGTATAGAGTGAATTCTTGATTCCTGTACTGCATATGATCAAGACGATGATCAGTTTAATCCTTATGGTGTAATGATTATTCACAAAATGAGtcataaatgtatcaaaatctCATTTTGTAGGTTTACTAGGAAGCATCCAGCAGTTTTTATTGTGCTAATTAGTCTCAGCCTATCAAGACACTTTAACAGAATTCATCACATGCATCATAATGATACACAATCTACTGACACACTAATGCAGCACAGACAAGAGTTCTAAGCCTTTAATAAAGATCACAATTATTTTCAATCATGAAATCAATAAAAAGTCTATATTAAGACTTACAAGATAAATACCTGTTGCAAAATGTATGTATTACATCCATTAAATTTGTCACAATAAGTAATTTCTGCTTGATCTTTATacatatgtaaaacattttatcctCATCAGTAAATTAATCCCATGTGATTAACTGTGCAGATTTGTACATTTATACAATTTCACTTTTATGTATACcctaaaaaagtaatatatttaaaaaaatttcataCTAAGTGTAGTGcgaatctattaacatatttactgacatttcGATTGAGACTTACTGatacaaaattataattaaactttgtTTGGAGAACtgcttgtgcacaatgcacatttcttaattattcttaataaTTAACCTAaaatgtcactattgatgaggattgtatgatctttgaataatctcAGTCTTTTAATGCTAGATATTTAAAGTGCACCTAAAGTTCACTTGTGATCTGTACTTCAAACTACTTCCGTACAGTTAAAGTTCATTAAGCACAAAATTAGTTCTTCCAATTTAGTCAACTTTAAGTATACTGTTTAGTAGCAAAATTACAactgcagggtatttttattaatacgTAAGATGTTAAATAATTTTGCAGTGCACTTAGcatgaaacaaatgtatttttgtattgaggtattgattgtattgtataaatgtaatgaatgatTGGTTTTAAAAATTACTGTTTGAGATGATCTCAATAAGTTTATTTTTGATTGTTACTGTTTGATTATCAaggtttccagaaaaatataatgctacacacacatacacacacacagacacattttaaaatatttgtatttgtattaatgaatttatatgatttaatttatattatgtaattttcATGATCCAATTGCTCTTTAGAACCAACATTAGGCTAAATGTAAtgaataatttgatttaaataaataatcagcttTCTCATTAGAGACAATGTATAGGCCACCAAACTTCTGGTAAGTTCTTCTAATTACTCAGGTGAAAGGAGAGACTTACTTGTGGTGATGGGTATGACGGAGATGAAGAGGACAGCGAGCATCAGGGCTGAGTTGTGTGCTGGTCTCATCGCGctcggactcggactcggactctGAGCTGCTCCGCGTTCACACTGACTGCTGCTCCTCATGCTCTCGTGTTCAGTTCGCGCCGCTTCGTCTGCTGCTCTGCTTTCTCAGCCTGACTGACAACATTAAGAACGCTCAGAGTTACACACCCTCTTCGTAAACGGACCTGCAAAGTACGTCACGATGTATTAGTCCCAGCACGTGATTAATTTGCACAAATGATGATGTAGAATAAATGGACAACTTACTATGagtaataaaactaaaatctttAGTCTTCAACAGGACAGTTTATTTACAGGaccgttttactgtatttagataTATAATATCGCTTGTtgtattacaaaacatttactgaGAATGAGATAATCATATTTTAAACTTCCCGGTGTAACTAATTCATTTTGTTTTACACCAGCTTTATTATTTGGACCACAcagcagagagaaaaaaaaaacgttgaatAAATATTGGTCTGCGTACCATTAAAGACTCATTAAATATGCATAGTAATTCCTCTGGTTTACAACAGTCATTACATGCCCATTATATCAAAGCGGAGGAGCATTTTTTATGGTTTCTTATGTTTATGGGCAAAACAAAGGggtaaataatgtaaacaaagtCACACTGAATGTGTCCAAAGCTATCCATTGTCATTGTCTTTCTCCAGAGTCGGTCTGTAAGAAATAAGAGTGTGTTTGAGTTTGAGATCCAGGCTCGGGTCACCGAACTAAAGTTCCCATTGAGTCCAATTACCAAAATATTATACTCTGTAGGATTCTATAAATGTAGGAAGGACCAACTTTAGGATGCTCTATAGTAAGATTTAAACagtacttattagaaattattttattattattttttaatcctgTAGAGTGGTAAATCCTGGTGGTTATTCAGACTATGATGTTCATTTACACATTATCCAGTACAAACTAATAAAACTAGTTTATCACTTCTGGAAAGAACTGGACTCAAATGTCGGTAAATAGCCTATGCTTTGAATCCCTTTTCCTCTGGATTTTACGTATCTGTAGAATATGTAATTATCACTAAACCACAAGGGTTATAAATTAGTTTTAGAGCAAATGCCACAcagttttcagaaaataaaatgtattgtgtttCTTGCAAATGTATTTCCCTTGCGAATCCTTTATCTTCTGGTGTTCAAACGGGGAATCTGATGCACCACTGTTGCTTGTACATGATGACCTGATAGAGAATAAAAGCAGACAAACCATGTTCTTTGGACCATTTTTCCAAATATCCCTGTGATATGTTAAGCCACGGCCACATAATCACTGTGTATCTGACATAACAGAACCAGGAAATAACAACttgcttaatttaaaaaattaatgaagATTATCCCTGCATTTTTAATCATAAAACACATAAACGCAATTTAACAACTACAGTTTCTTGCTTTTGCAAAATGCAGTCTACCTTGGGATAATGTTATTACCGTCAGCTGAGACGTGCTTATGCAAGAGCAACATAACGGCACAAGCACCACCAGGACCTAATGGATCTGATCTAGCTTTACAGGTCACCAAACTGGCTTGAAACTGTGAGATGTGGTCTGAAGTGCCAGTACACATTCAGACACTGGAAATAATTGAATTATGCTTATGCAAATATTATATGGCATCTGGTGTAAACAGAAACACTAAAAGCACTAGCACTgaggatgttttagctgtttattaatatatatatatatatatatatatatatatatatatatatatatatatatatattgttaaagtttgaaatatattttttcttttttataaaatcattccTCAAAATATATCCTCTGTGGTAGTATACACTATTGCagtataaatgtacatttgataAATACACAGTTAAACAGATGC encodes the following:
- the LOC113037836 gene encoding neuromedin-U-like isoform X2; this translates as MRSSSQCERGAAQSPSPSPSAMRPAHNSALMLAVLFISVIPITTSAPVLLNPSSIEHEQLLTQITDLCSFYLSADPSFRTSDVLEDLCFLMLGSLQKSEEITARETSKRSTVLHPLLELIPQLARRRSRRMKLNDELQRPGRIQSRGYFLYRPRNGRRSDEYV
- the LOC113037836 gene encoding neuromedin-U-like isoform X1; translated protein: MRSSSQCERGAAQSPSPSPSAMRPAHNSALMLAVLFISVIPITTSAPVLLNPSSIEHEQLLTQITDLCSFYLSADPSFRTSDVLEDLCFLMLGSLQKSEEITARETSKRFLFHYTKPNGAGLSDGTSTVLHPLLELIPQLARRRSRRMKLNDELQRPGRIQSRGYFLYRPRNGRRSDEYV
- the LOC113037836 gene encoding neuromedin-U-like isoform X3, whose translation is MRSSSQCERGAAQSPSPSPSAMRPAHNSALMLAVLFISVIPITTSAPVLLNPSSIEHEQLLTQITDLCSFYLSADPSFRTSDVLEDLCFLMLGSLQKSEEITARETSKRDELQRPGRIQSRGYFLYRPRNGRRSDEYV